Proteins from a single region of Bdellovibrio bacteriovorus HD100:
- a CDS encoding ExbD/TolR family protein, whose translation MKHSKKHLDFEVNLIPFIDLLSVSICFLLITAVWLNVGSMNVKQAVGGQAQEDTKKSPLVWIRMTATGDLDLEVQQSSLVPASLRKFRVAHEGKQVNWAGLEKALTNLKQVEPSLNTGLIQPTASTAYEEIIDVMDKLKKTGMTDLGVSPL comes from the coding sequence ATGAAACACTCCAAGAAGCATCTGGATTTTGAGGTCAACCTTATTCCGTTCATCGACTTGCTGTCGGTATCGATCTGTTTCCTTTTGATCACCGCTGTGTGGTTGAACGTCGGATCAATGAACGTGAAACAGGCGGTTGGCGGACAGGCTCAGGAGGACACTAAGAAAAGTCCCCTGGTCTGGATTCGCATGACCGCCACCGGAGATCTGGATCTGGAGGTGCAGCAAAGCTCTCTGGTGCCGGCGTCTTTGCGCAAGTTTCGCGTTGCTCACGAGGGCAAACAAGTGAACTGGGCAGGGTTGGAAAAGGCTTTGACCAACTTAAAACAGGTCGAGCCATCTTTGAACACAGGACTGATTCAGCCGACAGCTTCCACCGCGTATGAGGAAATCATCGACGTGATGGACAAGCTTAAGAAAACCGGCATGACAGATCTTGGCGTTTCTCCATTATAG